From a single Aquipuribacter sp. SD81 genomic region:
- a CDS encoding VOC family protein: MTTRTEPWPAGTPCWVDYGATDVEAATGFYTEVLGWAATASGPEHGGYVMCAVRGHDAAGIGPAAEGAPPAWTTYLASADADATAARVRAAGGTVLAEPFDVGDLGRMLVAADPQGAVVGVWQAGRHVGCGVVNEPGALTWNEASLPDPAAGRAFYSEVFGYRWEAVPGGGVDYWTFAGDEGRPLGGLGGLSGDGSPPHWLAYFSVADSDAVVATAKGLGAEVAAGPFDTEYGRMATVVDPWGARFAVMGGGSAA; this comes from the coding sequence ATGACGACGCGAACCGAGCCGTGGCCCGCAGGGACGCCGTGCTGGGTCGACTACGGCGCCACCGACGTCGAGGCCGCCACCGGCTTCTACACCGAGGTGCTCGGCTGGGCCGCGACGGCCTCCGGGCCGGAGCACGGCGGGTACGTCATGTGCGCGGTGCGCGGGCACGACGCAGCCGGCATCGGGCCGGCCGCCGAGGGCGCCCCACCGGCGTGGACGACGTACCTCGCCTCGGCCGACGCCGACGCGACGGCCGCCCGCGTGCGCGCCGCGGGCGGCACGGTGCTCGCCGAGCCGTTCGACGTGGGCGACCTCGGCCGCATGCTCGTCGCCGCCGACCCGCAGGGCGCGGTCGTCGGCGTGTGGCAGGCGGGCCGCCACGTCGGCTGCGGCGTCGTCAACGAGCCGGGCGCCCTCACGTGGAACGAGGCGTCGCTGCCCGACCCGGCCGCCGGTCGCGCCTTCTACTCCGAGGTGTTCGGGTACCGGTGGGAAGCCGTCCCGGGGGGCGGGGTCGACTACTGGACGTTCGCGGGCGACGAGGGCCGTCCGCTCGGCGGGCTCGGCGGGCTGTCCGGCGACGGCTCTCCCCCGCACTGGCTCGCGTACTTCTCCGTCGCGGACAGCGACGCGGTCGTCGCCACCGCGAAGGGTCTCGGCGCCGAGGTCGCGGCCGGGCCCTTCGACACCGAGTACGGCCGCATGGCGACGGTCGTGGACCCGTGGGGCGCGCGGTTCGCCGTCATGGGCGGGGGCAGCGCCGCCTAG